From Desulfovibrio sp. TomC, a single genomic window includes:
- a CDS encoding vitamin B12-dependent ribonucleotide reductase, whose translation MTHLPLPADLPEAAINDNAMVVLSKRYLKKNPDGSPEEDVRGLFWRVAAAIAAEEAKYPESSCTPEALARKFYDLMVGMRFLPNSPTLMNAGTPLGQLAACFVLPVGDSMDEIFDAVKFAALIHKSGGGTGFSFSRLRPKKSRVGSTGGVASGPVSFMRIFNTATEQVKQGGTRRGANMGILRIDHPDILEFISCKERENELQNFNISVALTERFMQAVEKGEDYDLIDPRDGSVRSRLSANEVFALLVRKAWESGDPGIVFLDRINRDNPTPALGEIESTNPCGEQPLLPFEACNLGSINLSVFYDPQAKDGIDWKGLTETVHLAVRFLDNVIDASRYPFEQITEMVHANRKIGLGVMGFADLLYLLGVPYDSTEALSLAEKLMETIQAEARSASKLLAAERGPFPAYPDSVYGKRNLGPYRNATTTTIAPTGTLSIIAGCSSGIEPLFALSFARHVMDGEKLVEANPHFVAALKAAGAHSDALMEEVTRKGSIAHIGMLPESLREVFVTAMDIEPVWHLKMQAAFQKYTDNAVSKTVNLPGSATQEDIRGIYWLAYELGCKGVTVYRDGCKANQVLCTGDGAPVDPAKPQSKVRTRPDIVFGFTQKVKTGMGELYLTVNEIDGKPFEVFATIGKSGRSVTAKAEAIGRLVSLALRSGVGVEAIVGQLKGIGGENPVFQKKGLLLSIPDAVSWVLENRYMEGRTVRDDTANLGHPQCPDCGADLVFEEGCHACKNCGYTKCG comes from the coding sequence ATGACCCACCTGCCCTTGCCCGCCGATCTGCCCGAGGCTGCTATCAACGACAACGCCATGGTGGTTCTGTCCAAGCGCTACCTCAAAAAGAACCCAGACGGCTCACCCGAGGAGGATGTCCGGGGACTGTTCTGGCGCGTGGCCGCGGCCATTGCCGCCGAAGAAGCCAAATATCCCGAGTCGTCCTGCACCCCTGAGGCCTTGGCCCGGAAATTTTACGACCTCATGGTCGGGATGCGCTTTCTGCCCAATTCCCCCACCCTCATGAACGCCGGCACGCCGCTTGGGCAGCTGGCCGCCTGCTTCGTGCTGCCGGTGGGCGATTCCATGGACGAAATTTTCGACGCCGTGAAATTTGCCGCCCTGATCCACAAATCCGGCGGCGGCACCGGCTTTTCTTTTTCCCGGCTTCGCCCCAAAAAAAGCCGCGTCGGCTCCACCGGCGGCGTGGCCTCCGGGCCGGTGTCGTTCATGCGGATTTTCAACACCGCAACCGAGCAGGTCAAACAGGGCGGCACGAGGCGCGGGGCCAACATGGGCATCCTGCGCATCGACCATCCCGACATCCTGGAATTTATTTCCTGCAAGGAACGCGAAAACGAGCTGCAAAATTTCAATATCTCGGTGGCGCTGACCGAGCGCTTCATGCAGGCCGTGGAAAAGGGCGAGGACTATGACCTGATCGACCCCCGGGACGGCTCGGTGCGAAGCCGGCTCTCGGCCAACGAGGTTTTTGCCCTGCTCGTGCGCAAGGCCTGGGAGTCGGGCGATCCGGGCATCGTCTTTCTCGACCGCATCAACCGCGACAACCCCACCCCGGCCCTGGGCGAGATCGAATCGACCAATCCCTGCGGCGAACAGCCCCTGCTGCCCTTTGAGGCCTGCAACCTCGGCTCCATCAATCTGTCGGTCTTCTACGATCCCCAGGCCAAGGACGGCATCGACTGGAAGGGCCTGACCGAAACCGTGCATCTGGCCGTGCGCTTCCTCGACAACGTCATCGACGCCTCGCGCTATCCCTTTGAGCAGATCACCGAAATGGTCCACGCCAACCGCAAGATCGGCCTTGGCGTCATGGGCTTTGCCGACCTGCTCTATCTGCTCGGCGTGCCCTACGACAGTACCGAAGCCCTGTCCCTGGCCGAAAAGCTCATGGAAACCATCCAGGCCGAGGCCCGGTCCGCCTCCAAGCTCCTGGCCGCCGAACGCGGCCCCTTCCCGGCCTATCCCGACTCCGTCTACGGCAAGCGCAATCTTGGCCCCTATCGAAACGCCACCACCACCACCATCGCCCCAACCGGCACGCTGTCCATCATCGCCGGCTGCTCGTCGGGCATCGAACCGCTGTTTGCCCTGTCCTTTGCCCGCCACGTCATGGATGGGGAAAAGCTCGTGGAGGCCAACCCCCACTTTGTGGCCGCCCTCAAGGCCGCCGGCGCCCACTCCGACGCGCTCATGGAAGAGGTCACCCGCAAAGGCTCCATCGCCCATATCGGCATGCTGCCCGAGAGCCTGCGCGAGGTCTTTGTCACCGCCATGGACATCGAGCCGGTCTGGCACCTCAAGATGCAGGCCGCCTTCCAGAAATATACCGACAATGCCGTGTCCAAGACCGTGAACCTGCCAGGCTCCGCCACCCAGGAAGACATCCGGGGCATTTACTGGCTGGCCTACGAACTGGGCTGCAAAGGCGTGACCGTCTACCGCGACGGCTGCAAGGCCAATCAGGTGCTGTGCACCGGCGACGGCGCGCCGGTCGATCCGGCCAAGCCGCAAAGCAAGGTGCGCACCCGGCCGGACATCGTCTTCGGCTTCACCCAGAAGGTCAAAACCGGCATGGGCGAACTCTACCTCACCGTCAACGAGATCGACGGCAAACCCTTCGAGGTCTTCGCCACCATCGGCAAATCCGGCCGTTCGGTGACGGCCAAGGCCGAGGCCATCGGCCGCCTCGTCTCCCTGGCCTTGCGCTCCGGAGTCGGCGTGGAAGCCATCGTGGGCCAGCTCAAAGGCATTGGCGGCGAAAACCCGGTGTTCCAGAAAAAGGGCCTGCTGCTCTCCATCCCCGACGCCGTGTCCTGGGTGCTGGAAAACCGCTACATGGAAGGCCGGACCGTGCGCGACGACACCGCCAACCTCGGCCACCCGCAATGCCCGGACTGCGGCGCAGACCTCGTCTTCGAAGAAGGCTGCCACGCCTGCAAGAACTGCGGCTATACCAAGTGCGGTTGA
- a CDS encoding universal stress protein, with the protein MEKHLLVTVSNEYQTSQSLRFVHNFFANREDLKLTLFYVVPRKPDWRLDPIDLEANPEAIVHIEEDKVTRGVPAMGKAKEWLYSMGFSKEQVLVKFSQGKLGTVKEIVRESEEGLYDAAVLGRRGLSWFEEMVTDSVSHRILWESLSFPIWICRNPERGRKNVLVCVDGSEECMRVADHAGFMVRHDPEHAITLLHVCGDDRCVDAEQIFGRALAEIKANGVPDERISVKVLTSANPARTILAEAENGKYAAVAIGRTSHKPSSLEHIFATTSLKILRGIEHAALWLCK; encoded by the coding sequence ATGGAAAAACATCTCCTGGTGACCGTCAGCAACGAGTACCAAACCTCCCAAAGCCTTCGGTTCGTACATAATTTTTTCGCCAACCGCGAAGACCTCAAACTCACGCTCTTTTATGTGGTGCCGCGCAAGCCCGACTGGCGGCTTGACCCCATTGATCTCGAAGCCAACCCTGAAGCCATCGTGCATATCGAGGAAGACAAGGTTACGCGCGGTGTGCCGGCCATGGGAAAGGCCAAGGAGTGGCTGTATTCCATGGGGTTTTCCAAAGAGCAGGTGCTGGTCAAGTTTTCCCAGGGCAAACTCGGCACGGTCAAGGAGATCGTCCGGGAATCCGAGGAAGGGCTCTATGATGCGGCGGTGCTGGGCCGGCGCGGCCTGTCCTGGTTTGAGGAGATGGTGACGGATTCAGTGTCGCACCGCATTCTTTGGGAATCGCTGTCGTTTCCCATCTGGATCTGCCGCAACCCGGAGCGCGGCCGCAAAAACGTGCTGGTGTGCGTGGATGGGTCGGAAGAATGTATGCGGGTGGCCGACCATGCCGGGTTCATGGTGCGCCACGACCCGGAGCATGCCATCACCCTGCTGCATGTCTGCGGTGATGACCGCTGCGTCGACGCAGAGCAGATTTTCGGCCGCGCCCTGGCCGAAATCAAAGCCAACGGCGTGCCTGATGAGCGCATCAGCGTCAAAGTGCTCACCTCGGCCAACCCGGCCCGGACCATCCTGGCCGAAGCCGAGAACGGCAAATACGCGGCCGTGGCCATCGGCCGCACCAGCCACAAGCCGTCCTCGCTGGAACACATCTTCGCCACCACCAGCCTTAAAATCCTGCGCGGCATCGAACACGCGGCCCTGTGGTTGTGCAAGTAG
- a CDS encoding FeoB-associated Cys-rich membrane protein: MDTLIVAVIVAAAAWYVFRKFFGKKAGACGCGCSGGSCGNGTRPQPGGSCCEPGRRL, from the coding sequence ATGGATACGCTCATCGTGGCTGTGATTGTGGCGGCGGCGGCCTGGTACGTCTTTCGCAAATTTTTCGGCAAAAAGGCCGGGGCCTGCGGCTGCGGCTGTAGCGGCGGCTCCTGCGGCAACGGGACCAGGCCGCAACCAGGCGGCTCGTGTTGCGAACCGGGCAGGCGTCTGTAG
- a CDS encoding methyl-accepting chemotaxis protein, with translation MFKHIKVGSKLFGGFTLVIAIFIALAVYQVVTLEHLGGIQDAGAKRALDDKAVMEVALRVSGLYTIIADAQINRDLTQTKADFATAKDQAKKDIRLVQSLADTAEERTLASHFADNYQNYLDHFEKKMLPKLADLAAATKEGSATEALTEEIRQLDGQVDTIRVATLKPLEEISNALAKDNQTGDEAFDSQRRDATRITAAMTILGAVLAFFISIMTARSITRPLAAGSAFAQSLAQGDLGQTLAVSQRDELGQLADALRLVAASEKQVAEVAAHIAKGDLSVVITPRGPEDSLLMSIRELAASEKAVAQAAKQLAAGDLRVKVSKRSENDVMLESLAKMIETLTEIVVDVQSGTDNVAAGSEELSASAEAISQGATEQAAAVEQSSSSMEEMSSGIQQNAENARQTEAIAVKAARDAQSSGEAMVQTMAAMKEIAGKISIIEEIARQTDLLALNAAVEAARAGEHGRGFAVVASEVRKLAERSQQAASEITKLAKDSTEVAVQANTLLAQLVPNIQRTAELVQEISAASQEQSQGAGQVNQALQQLDQTIQQNASASEELASTAEELSGQSEQLRATIAFFQVEAPRRIPRPAADAPRRAMSAGKAPKALAHAARPRPSGTRIDLQGTSGSNDENEFENF, from the coding sequence ATGTTTAAGCACATCAAGGTGGGGTCCAAACTCTTCGGCGGGTTCACCCTGGTCATCGCCATCTTCATCGCGCTGGCCGTCTATCAGGTCGTCACCCTGGAGCATCTGGGCGGCATCCAGGATGCCGGGGCCAAGCGGGCGCTGGACGACAAGGCCGTGATGGAGGTCGCCCTGCGGGTCAGCGGGCTCTACACCATCATTGCCGATGCCCAGATCAATCGGGATCTGACCCAGACCAAAGCTGATTTCGCCACCGCCAAGGACCAGGCCAAAAAAGACATCCGTCTCGTCCAGTCGCTGGCCGACACTGCCGAAGAACGGACCCTGGCCAGCCACTTTGCCGACAATTACCAGAACTACCTCGACCACTTCGAAAAAAAGATGCTGCCCAAGCTGGCTGATCTTGCGGCAGCGACCAAAGAAGGCAGCGCCACCGAGGCGCTTACAGAGGAAATCCGGCAACTGGACGGGCAGGTGGATACCATCCGCGTGGCCACGCTCAAACCCCTCGAAGAAATCTCCAATGCCCTGGCCAAAGACAATCAGACCGGGGACGAAGCCTTTGACAGCCAACGCCGGGACGCCACCCGCATCACCGCCGCCATGACCATCCTTGGAGCTGTACTGGCTTTTTTCATCTCCATCATGACCGCCCGCTCCATCACCCGCCCGCTGGCTGCCGGCTCCGCTTTTGCCCAGAGTCTGGCCCAGGGCGACCTGGGGCAGACGCTGGCCGTGTCGCAGCGTGACGAACTGGGCCAGCTGGCCGATGCCCTGCGACTGGTTGCGGCCTCGGAAAAACAGGTGGCCGAGGTGGCGGCGCACATTGCCAAAGGCGATCTTTCCGTGGTGATCACGCCCCGGGGGCCGGAAGATTCCCTGCTCATGTCCATCCGCGAACTGGCGGCGTCGGAAAAAGCCGTGGCCCAAGCCGCCAAACAGCTGGCCGCCGGCGACCTGCGCGTCAAGGTTTCCAAACGCTCGGAAAACGACGTCATGCTCGAATCCCTGGCCAAGATGATCGAAACACTGACCGAAATTGTCGTGGACGTGCAATCCGGCACGGACAACGTGGCCGCCGGCAGCGAAGAGCTTTCCGCCTCGGCCGAAGCCATCTCCCAGGGAGCCACGGAACAGGCGGCGGCGGTGGAGCAATCCTCCTCTTCCATGGAGGAGATGAGCTCCGGCATCCAGCAGAATGCCGAAAACGCCCGGCAAACCGAGGCCATCGCCGTCAAGGCCGCCCGGGATGCCCAGTCTTCGGGCGAAGCCATGGTACAGACCATGGCGGCCATGAAGGAGATCGCCGGGAAAATTTCGATCATTGAGGAAATCGCCCGCCAGACCGATCTGCTGGCCCTCAATGCCGCAGTCGAGGCGGCCCGGGCCGGCGAACACGGCCGGGGCTTTGCCGTGGTGGCGTCGGAAGTGCGCAAACTGGCCGAGCGCAGCCAGCAGGCCGCCTCGGAAATCACCAAACTGGCCAAGGACAGCACCGAGGTGGCGGTCCAGGCCAACACCCTGCTCGCCCAGCTCGTGCCCAATATCCAGCGCACCGCCGAACTGGTCCAGGAAATCAGCGCCGCCAGCCAGGAGCAGAGCCAGGGAGCCGGGCAGGTCAACCAGGCCCTGCAACAGCTCGACCAGACCATCCAGCAAAACGCCAGCGCCTCGGAAGAACTGGCCTCGACGGCCGAGGAACTCTCCGGCCAGTCGGAACAACTCCGGGCCACCATCGCCTTTTTCCAGGTCGAGGCCCCGAGGCGGATACCCCGGCCTGCCGCCGATGCGCCGCGCCGGGCCATGAGCGCGGGGAAGGCTCCGAAAGCCCTGGCCCACGCCGCCCGGCCTCGGCCAAGCGGCACACGCATTGACCTGCAAGGGACATCAGGCTCCAACGATGAAAACGAGTTTGAGAATTTTTAA
- a CDS encoding thioredoxin family protein produces the protein MPDSIHAVCPKCQAINRVQTGRLDSGPVCGKCRAPILAPHPITLTAANFDVFLAKSDLPVLVDFWAPWCAPCRSMAPAYDQAAAMLHPRVILAKCDTQEEQAIANRMRIQGVPTLALFLAGKEKARISGARSANDIVTWVRQNI, from the coding sequence ATGCCCGATTCCATTCATGCGGTGTGCCCCAAGTGTCAGGCCATAAACCGCGTCCAGACCGGACGCCTGGACAGCGGCCCGGTGTGCGGCAAATGCCGCGCCCCCATTCTGGCCCCCCATCCCATCACCCTGACGGCAGCCAATTTCGACGTGTTTTTGGCCAAAAGCGACCTGCCCGTGCTGGTGGATTTCTGGGCTCCCTGGTGCGCCCCGTGCCGGAGCATGGCTCCGGCCTATGACCAGGCCGCGGCCATGCTCCACCCGCGGGTGATCCTGGCCAAATGCGACACCCAGGAGGAACAGGCCATCGCCAACCGGATGCGCATCCAGGGCGTGCCGACATTGGCCCTGTTTCTCGCCGGCAAGGAAAAGGCCCGCATTTCCGGGGCCAGAAGCGCCAACGACATCGTGACCTGGGTACGCCAGAACATCTAG
- the ahbA gene encoding siroheme decarboxylase subunit alpha, with product MDATDKRILDIIQTGFPIAPRPYAAIGEQVGLTEAEALARVRALKASGIIRRIGANFQSAKIGFKSTLCAASVPPEKLDDFTAVVNAHPGVTHNYLRAHTLNIWFTMIGPSREAIREGLAEITAKTGISILNLPADRLFKIRVDFSMSD from the coding sequence ATGGACGCCACGGACAAACGCATTCTCGACATCATCCAGACCGGTTTTCCCATTGCCCCGCGCCCGTATGCGGCCATCGGGGAACAGGTGGGCCTGACCGAAGCCGAAGCCCTGGCCCGGGTCCGGGCGCTTAAGGCCTCGGGCATCATCCGCCGCATCGGGGCCAATTTCCAGTCGGCCAAGATCGGCTTCAAATCGACCCTGTGCGCCGCATCGGTGCCGCCGGAGAAGCTTGACGACTTCACGGCCGTGGTCAACGCCCATCCCGGCGTCACCCACAACTATCTGCGCGCCCACACGCTGAACATCTGGTTCACCATGATCGGCCCCTCCCGCGAGGCCATCCGGGAAGGGCTGGCCGAAATCACGGCCAAGACCGGCATCTCCATCCTGAACCTGCCGGCCGACCGGCTCTTTAAAATCCGCGTCGATTTCTCCATGAGCGACTAA
- a CDS encoding GGDEF domain-containing protein → MTHQPSETPAASRRLTALLVEPDPAVRDVLAESLKPRFAVVLLAGTLAEAREKVLAGQPDLAVVAARLPDGPVAGLLAAMQGGRPPVPVFLAGTPEDVLAVLSTVALPGLRCLVRPFAPKALEEALDEAAGDIAARRFADEGWQLVRHLLDESPNPSAVLHGAEVASLNQAFLRFMGLGSFGEFKARGLILDRFLADPPPPGGLAAWACRLPDDALDRDHRLRLARPDRPHSPPQVFQVGVTRLPGRNRCLLTLTDVTELELERRELLDLANRDPLTKALNRRKLGDVLAAETARSQRYATPLAVVMLDIDHFKAINDTYGHDVGDRVLMELTARLSAGLRQVDRLARFGGEEFVVTAPGIDAKGAVEMAERLRQAVAETPFAAAGPVTASFGAAAYRPHDRPEDLLKRADEALYRAKAGGRNRVERESPPQTEVR, encoded by the coding sequence ATGACCCACCAGCCCTCGGAGACGCCCGCCGCCTCCCGCCGCCTCACCGCCTTGCTGGTCGAGCCTGACCCGGCGGTCCGGGACGTGTTGGCCGAGAGTTTGAAGCCGCGCTTTGCCGTGGTTCTCCTGGCCGGCACCCTGGCCGAGGCCCGGGAAAAGGTCCTGGCCGGCCAGCCCGATCTGGCCGTCGTGGCCGCCCGCCTGCCCGATGGTCCGGTCGCCGGACTGCTGGCCGCCATGCAGGGCGGCAGGCCGCCTGTTCCCGTGTTCCTGGCCGGCACGCCCGAGGACGTTTTGGCCGTGCTGTCCACCGTGGCCCTGCCGGGGCTGCGCTGTCTGGTCCGGCCCTTTGCCCCAAAGGCCCTGGAAGAGGCCCTGGACGAGGCGGCCGGCGACATTGCCGCGCGCCGTTTCGCCGACGAGGGTTGGCAGCTCGTGCGCCATCTGCTGGACGAATCGCCCAACCCCTCGGCCGTGCTCCATGGGGCGGAGGTGGCCAGCCTCAATCAGGCCTTCCTGCGCTTCATGGGCCTTGGCAGCTTTGGCGAATTCAAGGCCCGGGGCCTGATCCTGGACCGGTTTCTGGCTGATCCGCCGCCGCCGGGGGGGCTGGCCGCCTGGGCCTGCCGCCTGCCCGACGACGCCCTGGATCGCGACCACCGGCTGCGGCTGGCGCGCCCGGACCGGCCCCACAGTCCGCCGCAGGTCTTCCAGGTCGGCGTCACGCGGCTGCCGGGTCGCAACCGCTGCCTGCTCACCCTGACCGACGTCACGGAACTGGAGCTGGAACGCCGGGAACTGCTCGATCTGGCCAACCGCGACCCCCTGACCAAGGCGCTTAACCGCCGCAAACTCGGCGACGTCCTGGCCGCCGAGACGGCCCGGAGCCAACGCTACGCCACGCCCTTGGCCGTGGTCATGCTGGACATCGACCACTTCAAGGCCATAAACGATACCTACGGCCACGACGTGGGCGACCGCGTCCTCATGGAACTGACGGCCCGTTTGTCGGCCGGCCTGCGCCAGGTGGACCGCCTGGCCCGGTTCGGCGGCGAGGAATTCGTGGTGACGGCCCCGGGCATCGACGCCAAGGGCGCGGTGGAAATGGCCGAACGCCTGCGCCAAGCCGTGGCCGAGACGCCCTTTGCCGCCGCCGGCCCGGTGACCGCCAGCTTTGGCGCGGCGGCCTACCGGCCACACGATAGGCCCGAAGACCTGCTCAAACGCGCCGACGAGGCCCTGTACCGGGCCAAGGCCGGCGGACGCAACCGGGTGGAGCGAGAATCCCCGCCCCAAACAGAAGTACGGTAA
- a CDS encoding HAMP domain-containing methyl-accepting chemotaxis protein, producing MAKPTKLFHRVSVKLSLSYAILVIALMLVGFTGFYAAKVISSNLDALFGRFLPSIDFLIEADRDLHQLLVAERSMLFTDVESEQFKKLLGVYTLNLKQAKDRFGSFKALATTPEEKNLAGQFDQAMQKWEATSAKVLKFRQANTAESTAEAIALSQGEADQQFEFMREFINKLTEIELAFSSERNTESKALYERTVQVIVGLTGAMILFAILTGWLIVRGLLRKLGGEPDEIAAIARQVAVGDLSLAFHDCAHPESIYEAMRAMVASSTLVAEAVAKLAQGDLNVSVAERSDKDTLMRSLAALIAAETDIAALAGKLALGDLNVTVTKRSESDQLLLAIERLVAAETDIACIMGRLSDGDLALTVTPRDPADKLLHGLREMIAKVSAVIREVQDGSVNVASGSEQLSASSSSLSQGSTEQASAVEESSSAMEEMAASISQTADNAKQTEAIAVKAARDAQSSGEAVVQTMTAMKAITSKISIIEEIARQTDLLALNAAVEAARAGEHGRGFAVVASEVRKLAERSQAAAAEITGLAATSTEIADTAGQLLQKLVPDIQKTAELVQEINAASQEQSQGAGQVNQALQQLDQVIQQNAAAAEEIASTSEELSAQASQLQQTSAFFQVQRDDDYPQPAGRGGRRQGLSPSPRGKALPRQTRRTMPGSVIALDDSDPDNAQFERY from the coding sequence ATGGCGAAACCAACGAAATTGTTTCATCGAGTAAGCGTCAAACTGTCTTTAAGCTATGCCATTTTGGTCATAGCCCTCATGTTGGTTGGTTTCACCGGGTTCTATGCGGCCAAAGTGATCAGCAGCAATCTGGACGCCCTCTTTGGCCGGTTCCTGCCGAGCATCGATTTCCTCATCGAGGCCGACCGCGACCTCCACCAATTGCTTGTGGCCGAGCGCTCCATGCTGTTTACCGACGTGGAGTCCGAGCAGTTCAAGAAGCTTCTCGGCGTCTATACCCTGAACCTCAAGCAGGCCAAGGATCGCTTCGGCTCATTTAAGGCCCTGGCGACCACGCCGGAAGAAAAGAATCTGGCCGGCCAGTTCGACCAGGCCATGCAGAAGTGGGAAGCGACCTCGGCCAAGGTGCTTAAGTTCCGGCAGGCCAATACCGCCGAGTCGACCGCCGAGGCCATTGCCCTGTCCCAGGGCGAGGCCGACCAGCAGTTCGAGTTTATGCGGGAGTTTATCAACAAGCTCACCGAGATCGAATTGGCCTTTTCCAGCGAGCGCAACACCGAATCCAAGGCCCTGTACGAGCGCACCGTCCAGGTCATCGTGGGACTGACCGGGGCCATGATCCTGTTTGCCATCCTGACAGGCTGGCTGATCGTCCGGGGACTGTTGCGAAAGCTTGGCGGCGAACCGGACGAGATTGCCGCCATTGCCCGGCAGGTGGCTGTCGGCGACCTGTCTCTGGCTTTTCACGACTGCGCCCACCCGGAAAGCATCTACGAGGCCATGCGGGCCATGGTGGCTTCCTCGACGCTGGTGGCCGAGGCCGTGGCCAAGCTGGCCCAGGGCGATCTCAACGTCAGCGTGGCCGAGCGGTCGGACAAAGACACCCTCATGCGCTCCCTGGCCGCGCTTATTGCAGCGGAAACCGACATTGCCGCCCTGGCCGGCAAATTGGCCCTGGGCGATCTCAACGTCACGGTCACCAAGCGTTCGGAAAGCGACCAACTGCTTTTGGCCATCGAGCGCCTGGTGGCGGCGGAAACCGACATCGCCTGCATCATGGGACGCTTAAGCGACGGCGATCTGGCCCTGACCGTCACGCCGCGCGACCCGGCCGACAAGCTGTTGCACGGCCTGCGCGAAATGATCGCCAAGGTCAGCGCAGTCATCCGCGAGGTCCAGGATGGTTCGGTCAACGTGGCCTCGGGCAGCGAACAGTTAAGCGCCTCCTCCTCCTCCCTGTCCCAAGGCTCCACCGAGCAGGCCTCGGCCGTTGAGGAATCCTCCTCGGCCATGGAGGAAATGGCCGCCAGCATCAGCCAGACCGCCGACAACGCCAAGCAGACCGAGGCCATTGCCGTCAAGGCCGCCCGGGACGCCCAGTCTTCGGGCGAGGCCGTGGTGCAGACCATGACCGCCATGAAGGCCATCACCAGCAAGATTTCGATCATTGAGGAAATCGCCCGCCAGACCGACCTGCTGGCCCTCAATGCCGCAGTCGAGGCGGCCCGGGCCGGCGAACACGGCCGGGGTTTTGCCGTGGTGGCGTCGGAAGTTCGCAAACTGGCCGAACGCAGCCAGGCTGCGGCGGCTGAAATCACCGGACTGGCCGCGACCTCGACGGAAATCGCCGATACGGCCGGCCAACTGTTGCAAAAGCTTGTGCCTGATATTCAAAAGACTGCCGAGCTGGTTCAGGAGATCAATGCCGCCAGCCAGGAGCAGAGCCAGGGAGCCGGGCAGGTCAACCAGGCCCTGCAACAGCTCGATCAGGTCATCCAGCAAAACGCCGCCGCCGCGGAAGAGATTGCCTCCACCTCGGAGGAACTCTCGGCCCAGGCCTCCCAATTGCAGCAGACCAGCGCCTTTTTCCAGGTGCAGCGCGACGACGACTACCCGCAGCCCGCCGGTCGCGGCGGCCGGCGTCAGGGCCTGTCCCCCTCGCCCCGGGGCAAGGCCCTGCCGCGCCAGACCCGTCGGACCATGCCGGGCTCGGTCATCGCCCTGGATGATTCCGACCCGGACAACGCGCAATTCGAACGCTACTAA